The Litoreibacter ponti genome includes a window with the following:
- a CDS encoding phosphatase PAP2 family protein, with translation MAQYGGLGGLGGLGGLGGLGGLGGLGGLGGLGGLGGSGLGAFFNAGAVGQYDALTAVGLQTTAEGIGYAAGDGPAPTPEQLPANSPENLARSADWVRGSLYMSDYVRSLEISVSGNVSTIKFEGQDMASITRPTDTLMAEQCKLVLDYADLRADRGAEIQSQLGFPSEYFAMIMALHPAQNKYTFELMTTVQLMGAHVAMMMKYAQAIRRPDQVDTRVLPMIATPGHGSFPSAHATEAYAVSSVMMKLIDAWGDSFADKEHRKKLIQMLAERISVNRTVAGVHYPIDSWAGAALGQAIAGTILGRCGVTDTGTKSATYGPTNTDFFGYDFQKLLAGESVSGNYGLSFGSAITSTQSDMYKWLWDKAVAEGHSAGAGTPGAGV, from the coding sequence ATGGCTCAATATGGAGGGCTCGGTGGACTGGGCGGTCTCGGCGGCTTGGGTGGCCTTGGTGGCTTGGGCGGTCTTGGCGGTTTGGGGGGGCTTGGCGGCCTCGGTGGATCCGGCCTTGGCGCGTTTTTCAACGCAGGCGCCGTGGGCCAGTATGACGCCCTGACCGCGGTCGGACTACAGACCACGGCCGAAGGGATCGGCTACGCGGCAGGCGACGGGCCCGCGCCGACACCCGAGCAGCTTCCGGCCAATTCGCCCGAAAACCTGGCGCGCAGCGCCGATTGGGTGCGCGGCTCGCTCTATATGTCGGACTATGTCCGCTCGCTTGAAATCTCGGTCTCGGGCAATGTCTCCACGATCAAGTTCGAAGGTCAGGACATGGCCTCGATCACCCGGCCCACGGACACGCTGATGGCCGAGCAGTGCAAGCTCGTGCTCGATTATGCCGATCTGCGGGCCGATCGCGGGGCGGAGATTCAGTCCCAGCTGGGCTTCCCGAGCGAGTATTTCGCCATGATCATGGCGCTGCACCCGGCGCAGAATAAGTACACGTTCGAGCTGATGACGACGGTGCAGCTGATGGGCGCGCATGTGGCGATGATGATGAAATACGCCCAAGCCATCCGCCGGCCCGATCAGGTGGACACACGGGTGCTGCCGATGATCGCGACGCCGGGGCACGGCTCGTTCCCATCGGCGCATGCGACGGAAGCCTATGCCGTCTCGTCGGTGATGATGAAGCTGATCGACGCGTGGGGCGATAGCTTTGCCGACAAGGAGCATCGCAAGAAGCTGATCCAGATGCTGGCCGAGCGGATTTCGGTCAACCGCACCGTTGCGGGCGTGCATTACCCGATCGACAGCTGGGCGGGCGCGGCGCTGGGTCAGGCGATTGCGGGCACCATTCTGGGCCGCTGCGGGGTTACTGACACCGGCACCAAATCCGCGACCTACGGGCCGACCAACACCGATTTCTTCGGCTACGACTTCCAGAAGCTGCTCGCCGGTGAAAGCGTGTCCGGCAATTACGGGCTGAGCTTTGGCTCGGCGATCACCAGCACGCAGTCCGACATGTACAAATGGTTGTGGGACAAGGCCGTGGCCGAGGGCCACAGCGCGGGCGCCGGCACGCCCGGGGCAGGCGTCTAG
- a CDS encoding hydroxyacid dehydrogenase, with protein sequence MQKIIITEFMDEAAVDDLRADFDVTYDPALVDAPDLDLSEADAVIVRNRTQLRGALLYGASRLKAVGRLGVGLDNIDLDACAARGIKVFPATGANDLSVAEYVLCSAMALLRGAYFGQDRMIAGDWPRQEMSGRELSGKTLGLLGYGSIARETARGARALGMQVIAMDPFATNFDGATQVDTLDALAANADVLSLHVPLTDGTRHIINADALAKMKSDAILINAARGGVVDEAALVAALTSGSLGGAALDVFETEPMTEQSGGAFADTPNLILTPHIGGVTQEANTRVSALTAKNIRQALT encoded by the coding sequence ATGCAAAAAATCATCATCACCGAATTCATGGACGAGGCGGCGGTCGACGACCTGCGCGCCGATTTCGACGTGACCTATGACCCCGCCCTGGTGGACGCCCCCGATCTTGACCTGTCGGAGGCCGACGCGGTGATCGTGCGCAACCGAACGCAGCTGCGCGGGGCGCTGCTGTACGGCGCGTCCCGGCTCAAGGCGGTGGGCCGCCTGGGCGTGGGGCTCGACAACATAGACCTCGACGCCTGCGCCGCGCGCGGCATCAAGGTCTTCCCCGCCACCGGGGCCAATGATCTCAGCGTGGCCGAATACGTGCTGTGTTCCGCCATGGCCCTGCTGCGCGGCGCCTATTTCGGCCAAGACCGCATGATCGCGGGCGACTGGCCCCGGCAGGAGATGTCTGGCCGCGAGCTTTCGGGCAAGACGCTGGGCCTGCTGGGCTACGGCTCCATCGCCCGCGAGACCGCGCGCGGCGCGCGGGCGCTTGGCATGCAGGTCATTGCCATGGACCCGTTCGCCACGAATTTCGACGGTGCGACACAGGTCGACACGCTCGACGCCCTCGCCGCGAACGCCGATGTGCTCAGCCTGCATGTCCCCCTTACCGATGGCACGCGCCACATCATCAACGCCGATGCGCTGGCCAAGATGAAGTCTGATGCGATCCTGATCAACGCGGCCCGCGGCGGCGTGGTGGATGAGGCCGCACTGGTCGCTGCCCTGACATCCGGCAGTCTCGGCGGCGCGGCGCTGGATGTGTTCGAGACCGAACCGATGACCGAACAGAGCGGCGGCGCTTTCGCCGACACGCCCAACCTGATCCTGACGCCGCACATCGGCGGCGTCACACAAGAGGCCAACACCCGCGTCTCCGCCCTGACAGCCAAGAACATCCGGCAGGCACTCACCTAG
- a CDS encoding carboxymuconolactone decarboxylase family protein, which produces MNWTEFMDETVENIGVLAREMPETAKAFTTMGTFAKKPGALDEKTKEIMALGIAIATRCDSCIGFHVKSLIRLGITRDELVEALAMATYMGGGPSYAYSAKALKAFEEFS; this is translated from the coding sequence ATGAACTGGACCGAATTTATGGACGAGACCGTCGAGAATATCGGCGTGCTGGCCCGCGAAATGCCGGAGACGGCGAAAGCGTTCACCACGATGGGCACGTTTGCCAAGAAACCCGGCGCGCTGGATGAGAAGACCAAGGAGATCATGGCGCTGGGCATCGCAATCGCGACCCGTTGCGACAGCTGCATCGGCTTTCACGTCAAATCGCTGATCCGGCTGGGTATCACCCGCGACGAGCTGGTCGAGGCGCTGGCGATGGCCACATATATGGGCGGGGGTCCATCCTATGCCTATTCCGCCAAGGCGCTGAAAGCGTTCGAGGAGTTCAGCTGA
- a CDS encoding amino acid ABC transporter permease, with protein MRWFAFVLLLALAGCSSSGNWGWYVINPSTPQGWTNIKFLINGMGATILLSVIAASISIVLGLLVALPGLSTRRGVRAINRVYVELIRAIPLLPMLFWVFYGLPIVFKSMGINVNIDPFWGAIITLAISDSAFTAEIYRAGIQSIAKGQAEAARTVGLSYAQTMRYVILPQAIRRILPPLANQFIYIVKMSAFASVIGMQELTRRANELVVTEYRPLEIYTLLIVEYLVLVLIISAGVRWLERKMGSDERG; from the coding sequence ATGCGCTGGTTTGCTTTCGTTTTGCTGCTGGCACTGGCGGGCTGCAGCTCGTCCGGCAACTGGGGTTGGTACGTGATCAACCCGTCCACGCCGCAGGGCTGGACCAACATCAAATTCCTGATCAACGGCATGGGGGCCACGATCCTGCTGTCGGTGATCGCGGCCTCGATCTCGATCGTGCTGGGGCTGCTGGTGGCCTTGCCCGGCCTGTCGACCCGGCGCGGGGTGCGGGCGATCAACCGGGTCTATGTCGAGCTGATCCGGGCGATCCCCCTGCTGCCGATGCTGTTTTGGGTGTTCTACGGCCTGCCGATTGTCTTCAAGTCGATGGGGATCAACGTCAATATCGATCCGTTCTGGGGGGCGATCATCACGCTGGCGATCTCGGATTCGGCGTTCACGGCCGAGATCTATCGCGCGGGCATCCAGAGCATCGCCAAGGGCCAAGCCGAGGCCGCGCGCACGGTTGGGCTGAGCTATGCGCAGACCATGCGCTATGTGATCCTGCCGCAGGCGATCCGGCGCATCCTGCCGCCACTGGCCAACCAGTTCATCTACATCGTCAAGATGTCGGCCTTCGCGTCGGTGATCGGCATGCAGGAGCTGACGCGGCGCGCCAATGAGCTGGTCGTCACCGAGTACCGCCCGCTGGAAATCTACACGCTGCTGATCGTGGAATATCTGGTGCTGGTGCTGATCATCTCGGCCGGCGTGCGCTGGCTGGAACGCAAGATGGGATCGGATGAGAGAGGATAA
- a CDS encoding amino acid ABC transporter ATP-binding protein gives MVDVDKWFGDFQVLKGINLTVRTGDRVVVCGPSGSGKSTVVRCINQLEQHQKGVIKVGGVTLDGSAAAQEAIRSEVGMVFQQFNLFPHLSVMENLVLGPMKSRGLSRKEAEARARKYLDRVRIPEQADKRPSQLSGGQQQRVAIARSLCMEPRVMLFDEPTSALDPEMISEVLDVMIELAEEGMTMVVVTHEMGFARKVADQMVFMDAGEIVETGPPAEFFANPKSERCRTFLNQILQH, from the coding sequence ATGGTCGATGTAGATAAGTGGTTTGGCGACTTTCAGGTTCTCAAGGGCATAAATCTAACGGTCAGGACCGGCGACCGCGTCGTGGTCTGCGGCCCGTCGGGATCGGGCAAATCGACGGTGGTGCGCTGCATCAACCAGTTGGAGCAGCATCAAAAAGGCGTGATCAAGGTGGGGGGCGTGACGCTGGACGGCTCGGCTGCGGCGCAGGAGGCGATCCGGTCCGAGGTCGGCATGGTCTTCCAGCAGTTCAACCTGTTCCCGCATCTGTCGGTGATGGAGAACCTCGTGCTAGGCCCGATGAAATCGCGTGGCCTGTCGCGCAAGGAGGCCGAGGCGCGGGCGCGCAAATATCTCGACCGCGTGCGCATCCCGGAGCAGGCCGACAAGCGCCCGTCGCAACTGTCCGGCGGCCAGCAACAGCGGGTCGCCATCGCGCGCTCGCTGTGCATGGAGCCGCGGGTGATGCTGTTTGACGAGCCGACATCGGCGCTGGACCCGGAAATGATTTCCGAAGTGCTCGACGTGATGATCGAGCTGGCGGAGGAGGGCATGACCATGGTCGTCGTGACCCATGAGATGGGCTTTGCCCGGAAGGTGGCCGATCAGATGGTGTTCATGGATGCGGGCGAGATCGTCGAGACCGGACCGCCCGCCGAGTTCTTCGCCAACCCGAAATCCGAGCGCTGCCGCACGTTCCTCAACCAGATTTTGCAGCACTGA
- a CDS encoding transporter substrate-binding domain-containing protein, which yields MKQFANALAALAFGAVMSTAALAQSALNEILDGGTLKVGTTGDWNPMSVRDPATNSYKGYDIDVMTELAKDLGVAVEFVPTDWKTLVNGVVAGQYHMTGSASISPARMKVAGFSESYIAVEIFPFTLSEKAGEFNGYDSINKEGVTVATTLGTTFESLSKEWFPNATIKVVEAPARGYQEVIAGRADVFITSNIEGSTLDDKFPIERVAGTEPRAPSPIAMLLPQDDQVWINYVNNWVKVKKAQGFFDATAEKWGL from the coding sequence ATGAAACAATTCGCAAACGCCCTCGCGGCGCTGGCCTTTGGCGCGGTGATGAGCACCGCCGCATTGGCCCAATCGGCCCTGAACGAAATCCTCGACGGCGGCACATTGAAGGTCGGCACCACCGGCGACTGGAACCCGATGTCCGTGCGCGACCCTGCCACCAACAGCTACAAGGGCTATGACATCGACGTCATGACCGAGCTGGCCAAAGACCTCGGCGTCGCAGTCGAGTTCGTGCCGACCGACTGGAAAACCCTCGTCAACGGCGTTGTGGCAGGCCAGTACCACATGACCGGCTCCGCCTCGATCTCGCCCGCGCGCATGAAGGTCGCAGGCTTCTCCGAAAGCTACATCGCGGTGGAAATCTTCCCCTTCACGCTGAGCGAGAAGGCCGGTGAGTTCAACGGCTACGACTCGATCAACAAGGAAGGCGTGACCGTCGCCACAACGTTGGGCACCACCTTCGAGAGCCTCAGCAAGGAGTGGTTCCCGAACGCCACCATCAAGGTCGTCGAGGCGCCCGCCCGCGGCTATCAGGAAGTCATCGCCGGCCGCGCGGATGTGTTCATCACCTCCAACATCGAAGGCTCGACGCTCGATGATAAATTCCCGATCGAGCGCGTCGCAGGCACCGAGCCCCGCGCGCCCTCGCCCATCGCGATGTTGCTGCCGCAGGACGACCAGGTCTGGATCAACTACGTCAACAACTGGGTGAAGGTGAAGAAGGCTCAAGGCTTCTTCGACGCCACCGCCGAGAAATGGGGTCTGTAA
- a CDS encoding DM13 domain-containing protein, translating to MTRWIIRLITHGIAAAIGFALGIYLLPILTAPPSPDAAMLEAQAEGAAFTAELTRDLRGSDFLHWGEGTISVTDTQIIHTGALAPGPDYMVYLTTEFVEHEDEFTPIKDQAALVGPVKTFGGFLLDLPAGVDPAAYTTVVVWCESFGEFITAGKYR from the coding sequence ATGACACGCTGGATCATCAGGCTGATCACCCACGGAATTGCCGCCGCCATCGGCTTTGCGCTTGGCATTTACCTTTTGCCGATCCTGACGGCCCCGCCATCGCCCGATGCGGCCATGCTGGAGGCGCAGGCCGAAGGGGCCGCCTTCACCGCCGAGTTGACCCGCGATCTGCGCGGCAGCGATTTTCTGCATTGGGGCGAGGGCACGATCAGCGTCACCGACACCCAGATCATCCACACCGGCGCGCTGGCCCCGGGCCCCGATTACATGGTCTACCTGACGACCGAGTTCGTCGAGCATGAGGACGAGTTCACCCCGATCAAGGATCAGGCTGCGCTGGTCGGTCCGGTCAAGACGTTTGGGGGCTTCCTGCTGGATCTTCCGGCAGGCGTGGACCCCGCCGCCTACACGACCGTGGTGGTTTGGTGCGAAAGCTTTGGCGAGTTCATCACCGCTGGCAAATATCGCTGA
- a CDS encoding ABC transporter substrate-binding protein, producing MKKTTALLSAAALLATTALASAETLRWARAGDALTLDPHAQNEGPTHTVRHQMYEPLIIRDVTGAFEPALATDWAPKEGDPNVWVFNLRQGVKFHDGADFNAEDVVFSFERAKQPNSDMKELINSITEVRAVDDFTVEIVTDGPNPILPSNLTNLFMMDKGWSEANNTVNVQDFEGGEITFATTNANGTGPYVLTSREPDVKTVMTRNEDYWGRDQFPMEISEIVYTPIQNAATRVAAMLSGEVDFLQDMPVQDLERVNNAPGLVVKQAPQNRVIFFGMNQGADDIEADNVDGKNPLADVRVRRAMSMAMNRDAIQQVVMRGQSQPAGMIAPPFVNGWTADMDAESSTDIEGAKALMEEAGYGDGFSIRLDCPNDRYVNDEGICQAAVGMLAQIGVTVNLDAKPKAQHFPLITDGKTDFYMLGWGVPTYDSEYIFNFLVHGRESDIGTWNGTGFDNDELDAKIKSLASNTDLEARNADIASIWRVVQDEQLYIPIHHQVLNWGMTDKMGIEVDPEDQPKVKYFSVN from the coding sequence ATGAAAAAGACCACAGCTCTTCTCTCCGCCGCCGCATTGCTCGCCACCACGGCGCTTGCCTCGGCCGAGACCCTTCGCTGGGCCCGCGCGGGCGACGCGCTGACCCTTGATCCACACGCCCAGAACGAAGGCCCGACGCACACCGTGCGCCACCAGATGTACGAGCCGCTGATCATCCGCGATGTGACAGGCGCGTTCGAGCCCGCGCTCGCCACCGATTGGGCCCCCAAGGAGGGCGATCCGAATGTGTGGGTGTTCAACCTGCGCCAGGGCGTCAAATTCCACGACGGGGCCGACTTCAACGCCGAGGACGTGGTCTTCAGCTTCGAGCGCGCCAAGCAGCCCAATTCCGACATGAAAGAGCTGATCAACTCGATCACGGAGGTGCGCGCGGTGGATGACTTCACCGTCGAGATCGTCACCGACGGGCCGAACCCGATCCTGCCTTCGAACCTCACCAACTTGTTCATGATGGACAAGGGCTGGTCCGAGGCGAACAACACCGTCAACGTGCAGGATTTTGAGGGTGGCGAGATCACCTTTGCCACCACGAACGCCAACGGCACCGGGCCCTACGTGCTGACCTCGCGCGAGCCGGATGTGAAAACCGTGATGACCCGCAACGAAGATTACTGGGGCCGCGATCAGTTCCCGATGGAAATTTCGGAAATCGTCTACACCCCGATCCAGAACGCCGCGACCCGCGTGGCGGCCATGCTGTCGGGCGAGGTGGACTTCCTGCAGGACATGCCGGTCCAGGACCTTGAGCGCGTCAACAATGCGCCGGGGCTCGTGGTCAAGCAGGCCCCGCAGAACCGCGTGATCTTCTTCGGCATGAACCAGGGCGCCGATGATATCGAGGCCGACAATGTCGACGGCAAGAACCCGTTGGCCGACGTGCGCGTGCGCCGCGCCATGTCGATGGCGATGAACCGTGATGCGATCCAACAGGTCGTGATGCGCGGCCAGAGCCAGCCCGCGGGCATGATCGCGCCGCCCTTCGTCAACGGCTGGACCGCTGATATGGACGCCGAAAGCTCCACCGATATCGAAGGGGCCAAGGCCCTGATGGAAGAGGCAGGCTATGGCGACGGCTTCTCGATCCGGCTGGACTGCCCCAATGACCGCTATGTCAATGACGAGGGCATCTGCCAGGCCGCCGTGGGCATGCTGGCCCAGATCGGCGTGACCGTGAACCTTGACGCCAAGCCCAAGGCGCAGCACTTCCCGCTGATCACCGACGGCAAGACCGACTTCTACATGCTGGGCTGGGGCGTTCCGACCTATGACAGCGAGTATATCTTCAACTTCCTCGTGCATGGCCGCGAAAGCGACATCGGCACCTGGAACGGCACCGGCTTCGACAATGACGAGCTGGATGCGAAGATCAAGTCGCTGGCCTCCAACACCGATCTGGAAGCGCGCAACGCCGACATCGCGTCGATCTGGCGCGTGGTGCAGGACGAGCAACTCTACATCCCGATCCACCACCAGGTGCTGAACTGGGGCATGACTGACAAGATGGGGATCGAGGTCGACCCCGAGGATCAGCCCAAGGTCAAGTACTTCTCGGTGAACTAA
- a CDS encoding ABC transporter substrate-binding protein — translation MLRLSITTAAALVLAAPAFAAEFKWAETTDPQTMDPHAVNSAAVLGFLNNVYEGLVRRNKDMVIEPALATSWEPIGDGEGWRFTLRQGVTFHDGAEFNADDVIFSYERASSEQADTSSWFAPVSGVNKVDDYTVDIMTIAPNPIFPDSIANWMMMDSGWAEANSATRPDKDQGNYATINTNGTGAFKVTAREPGLRTVLEPHSGWWGEVEHNLTRAELTPIQNPATAVAALLSGDVDFINPVPIQDAARLASSSDVKVIQGIEARVIMLGFPHQAETLKYGADEGKPNPFLDVRVREAVAKAINVPAILQTIMRGNAEEASQLVSPAMRGYSEANAARPAFDVEGAKALLADAGYADGFSFGLKCPNDRYLNDEAVCQAVVGMLAQIGVNAELDAMPVRNYWPELREDNFDMYLLGWSPGTFDAEHPIRFLATTPNAEKKLGSWNFGDYSNARIDEMLPAIQSELDDAKRQAMLDEAAKILQDEHAYVPLYVQPLVWGAKANVELTQRPDNFFILRWVTVN, via the coding sequence ATGTTGAGATTGTCCATCACCACCGCCGCCGCCCTCGTGCTGGCCGCGCCGGCCTTTGCCGCCGAATTCAAATGGGCCGAGACCACCGACCCGCAGACCATGGACCCCCATGCGGTGAACTCCGCCGCCGTGCTGGGCTTCCTCAACAACGTCTACGAGGGCCTTGTGCGCCGCAACAAGGACATGGTGATCGAGCCCGCGCTCGCCACCTCGTGGGAGCCCATCGGCGACGGCGAAGGCTGGCGTTTCACCCTGCGCCAGGGCGTGACCTTCCATGACGGGGCGGAATTCAACGCCGATGACGTGATCTTCTCTTATGAGCGCGCAAGCTCGGAGCAGGCGGACACGTCCAGCTGGTTTGCCCCCGTCTCGGGCGTCAACAAGGTCGACGACTACACCGTCGACATCATGACCATCGCGCCAAACCCGATCTTCCCCGACAGCATCGCCAATTGGATGATGATGGATAGCGGCTGGGCCGAGGCCAATTCCGCCACGCGCCCCGACAAGGATCAGGGCAACTACGCCACGATCAACACCAACGGCACCGGCGCCTTCAAGGTCACCGCCCGCGAGCCGGGCCTGCGCACCGTGCTGGAGCCCCATTCCGGCTGGTGGGGCGAGGTCGAGCACAACCTGACCCGCGCCGAACTGACCCCGATCCAGAACCCCGCCACCGCCGTCGCGGCGCTGCTGTCGGGCGATGTGGATTTCATCAACCCGGTGCCTATCCAGGACGCCGCGCGTCTGGCCTCGTCCAGCGATGTGAAGGTGATCCAGGGCATCGAGGCCCGCGTGATCATGCTGGGCTTCCCGCATCAGGCGGAGACGCTGAAATACGGCGCGGATGAGGGCAAGCCGAACCCGTTCCTCGACGTGCGCGTGCGCGAAGCGGTCGCCAAGGCGATCAACGTGCCTGCGATCCTGCAGACGATCATGCGCGGCAATGCCGAAGAAGCGTCCCAGCTGGTGAGCCCCGCCATGCGCGGCTACTCGGAAGCCAACGCCGCGCGCCCGGCCTTTGACGTCGAGGGCGCCAAGGCGCTGCTGGCCGATGCCGGCTACGCGGATGGCTTTTCGTTTGGGCTGAAATGCCCCAATGACCGCTACCTCAATGACGAGGCTGTCTGCCAGGCCGTGGTCGGCATGCTGGCCCAGATCGGCGTGAATGCCGAGCTCGACGCGATGCCGGTGCGCAACTACTGGCCGGAGCTGCGCGAGGACAATTTCGACATGTACCTGCTGGGCTGGTCGCCGGGCACGTTCGACGCCGAGCACCCGATCCGCTTCCTGGCCACCACGCCCAATGCGGAAAAGAAGCTGGGCAGCTGGAACTTCGGCGACTACTCCAACGCCCGCATCGACGAGATGCTACCCGCGATCCAGTCCGAGCTGGATGATGCCAAGCGTCAGGCGATGCTCGATGAGGCTGCGAAGATCCTGCAAGACGAGCACGCTTATGTGCCGCTTTACGTGCAGCCGCTGGTCTGGGGCGCGAAGGCGAATGTCGAGCTGACGCAGCGCCCGGACAACTTCTTCATCCTGCGCTGGGTGACGGTAAACTAA
- a CDS encoding ABC transporter permease — translation MLAFVIRRVFQSLLVLLVVGLVAFSMFRFVGDPIDNMLGQERTQEDVERLRTQLGLDQPFPIQYLKFLEGAAQGNFGVSYRQGRPVSEILVERAPATLELAAVSGFLAISIGIGLGVFTAIRRDGFVANFIMSTSLIGVSLPTFLIGILLIYLFSVELGWLPSFGRGETVKIGWWSTGFLTSSGLQALILPSITLGLYQMTLIMRLVRSEMLEVLRQDYIRFARARGLKERAVNFRHALKNTLVPVITVTGLQLGAIIAFAIITESVFQWPGVGLLFINAIQFVDIPVMAAYLMLISVMFVGINLIVDLLYFAIDPRLRADRGGAH, via the coding sequence ATGCTTGCATTTGTGATCCGCCGGGTCTTTCAGTCTTTGTTGGTTTTGCTGGTCGTGGGGCTTGTGGCCTTTTCCATGTTCCGCTTCGTGGGCGACCCGATCGACAACATGCTGGGCCAGGAGCGCACGCAGGAGGACGTGGAGCGGCTGCGCACGCAGTTGGGGCTCGATCAGCCCTTTCCCATCCAGTATCTGAAGTTTCTCGAAGGGGCGGCGCAGGGCAATTTCGGAGTGAGCTACAGGCAGGGGCGGCCCGTGTCGGAAATCCTCGTCGAACGCGCGCCCGCGACCCTAGAGCTGGCGGCGGTGTCGGGCTTTCTGGCCATATCCATCGGGATCGGCTTGGGCGTGTTCACGGCCATCAGGCGGGACGGGTTCGTGGCGAATTTCATCATGTCGACCTCATTGATCGGAGTCTCGCTGCCGACCTTCCTGATCGGGATTTTGCTGATCTACCTGTTCTCGGTCGAGCTGGGCTGGTTGCCAAGCTTCGGGCGCGGGGAGACCGTCAAGATCGGCTGGTGGAGTACCGGGTTTCTGACCTCGTCCGGCCTGCAGGCGTTGATCCTGCCCTCGATCACGCTGGGGCTTTACCAGATGACGCTGATCATGCGGCTGGTGCGCTCGGAGATGCTGGAGGTCCTGCGGCAGGACTATATCCGCTTTGCCCGCGCCCGCGGGCTGAAGGAGCGCGCGGTGAACTTCCGCCATGCGCTCAAGAACACGCTGGTGCCGGTGATCACCGTCACCGGCCTGCAGCTGGGCGCGATCATCGCCTTTGCGATCATCACCGAAAGCGTCTTTCAGTGGCCCGGGGTGGGCCTGCTGTTCATCAACGCGATCCAGTTCGTCGACATCCCCGTGATGGCCGCCTACCTGATGCTGATCTCGGTGATGTTCGTGGGCATCAACCTGATCGTGGACCTGCTTTATTTCGCCATTGACCCGCGGCTGCGGGCCGACCGTGGGGGGGCGCATTGA
- a CDS encoding ABC transporter permease: MDSDFVYKFKRSPVAVVSTVVVLILILSAVFAPLIAPFNPFDPSSLNLMNGFSKPMEPNAFTGDTFWLGTDDQGRDVFSTILYGMRISLFVGAAAVLLAMVIGITLGLLAGYVGGWTETLIMRVADVQLTFPSILVAMLITGVAKGFTPVEYRDQMAVIVLIVAIGLSDWVQFARVVRGATLVEKNKEYVQAARLIGRKPGAIMLRHILPNVLSPVLVIATISLALAIIAEATLSFLGVGAPPTQPSLGTLIRIGQGFLFSGEWWILLFPAVTLLALALSVNLLGDWLRDALNPRLK; this comes from the coding sequence ATGGACAGCGACTTCGTCTACAAGTTCAAGCGCTCGCCCGTCGCCGTCGTCTCCACGGTGGTTGTGCTGATCTTGATCCTGTCGGCGGTCTTCGCCCCGCTGATCGCCCCCTTCAACCCGTTTGATCCGTCCTCGCTAAACCTGATGAACGGCTTCTCGAAGCCGATGGAGCCCAACGCCTTTACCGGCGACACGTTCTGGCTGGGCACCGATGATCAGGGGCGCGACGTGTTCTCGACCATCCTGTATGGCATGCGCATCTCGCTATTCGTCGGCGCCGCTGCCGTGCTGCTGGCCATGGTGATCGGCATCACGCTTGGCCTGCTTGCGGGCTATGTGGGCGGCTGGACCGAGACCCTGATCATGCGTGTGGCCGACGTGCAGCTGACCTTCCCGTCGATCCTTGTGGCGATGCTGATCACCGGGGTCGCCAAAGGCTTCACGCCCGTCGAATACCGCGACCAGATGGCGGTTATCGTGCTGATCGTGGCCATCGGCCTGTCGGATTGGGTGCAGTTTGCGCGCGTGGTGCGCGGGGCAACGTTGGTCGAGAAGAACAAAGAATACGTGCAGGCCGCGCGGTTGATCGGGCGCAAGCCCGGGGCGATCATGCTGCGCCACATCCTGCCCAATGTACTGTCGCCGGTGCTGGTGATCGCGACGATCTCGCTGGCCTTGGCCATCATCGCGGAGGCCACGCTGTCCTTCCTCGGCGTGGGCGCGCCGCCGACCCAACCGAGCCTTGGCACCCTGATCCGCATCGGGCAAGGCTTCCTGTTCTCGGGCGAGTGGTGGATCCTGCTCTTCCCCGCCGTGACCCTGCTGGCGCTGGCGCTGTCGGTGAACCTGCTGGGCGACTGGCTACGCGATGCATTGAACCCGAGGCTTAAATGA